In Cydia pomonella isolate Wapato2018A chromosome 1, ilCydPomo1, whole genome shotgun sequence, one genomic interval encodes:
- the LOC133515505 gene encoding ER degradation-enhancing alpha-mannosidase-like protein 3, translating into MIKIMAYRVLLVLVLAIISVSTEEETSAPMTKAERISLREEARKMFYHAYNAYMDNAYPADELMPLSCKGRWKGITPSRGDMDDALGNFSLTLVDSLDTLVVMGDFSEFSRAIKLVIKDVSFDHDIVVSVFETNIRMLGGLLSAHVLATVLKPEVPVLQWYGGELLALAEDLGRRLLPAFNTSTGIPHGRVNLRHGVRHLQESRETCTACAGTMILEMAALSRLTGRPVYEQKAHKAMDRLWKIRHRTSDLMGTVINIHSGDWVRKDSGVGAGIDSYYEYCLKAYILLGDEKYLARFNRHYNAVMKYISRGPVMLAVHMHRPHLQSRNFMDALLAFWPGLQVLLGDVRPAVETHEMLYQVMQRHTFIPEAFTTDFQVHWGQHPLRPEFLESTYFLHRATEDDHYLHVGKMALKALQQYTKVPCGYAAVNDVRTRVHEDRMDSFVLAETFKYLYMLFGDDKDMPVKLEDYVLTTEAHFLPLSLAHAGKNTSYFSLKLDDDDEDKYRKTCPNTASLVAEKVRQPMRQLLGAAAARPPARLRPLNDPRQIHALADMGISVLTLPDGRVQLLYTTNTAKSSKDAAEGLTFMREMSKWNSMSDVENGVTPVGVEVRGRVFPAGPGHFGREVRDARLSGTPVRVYPLDACTALNNAASLKGKFAVAQRGQCTFAQKVRNIQNAGAKLAIVVDNVPDSTHTVTAMFAMSGDGKDDIEIPAVFLFTREGDYLLDAMNEDPELIVTVGELKSLKRQYENTCDDDNCEAVLETSSGPAESESFDHLKKVLSQLVAQFELSLSHDESSGTQGQRCGNEVLEQPFQNDIVYSKEGHIEDLPAVPVKRERTTDTPDALSDETIRVKTAVNIPGEF; encoded by the exons atgATCAAAATAATGGCTTATCGAGTTTTATTAGTTCTTGTTCTTGCAATTATCAGCGTGAGTACTGAAGAAGAAACTTCTGCACCAATGACTAAAGCTGAAAGAATAAGTTTAAG AGAGGAGGCCCGAAAAATGTTTTACCATGCATACAATGCATACATGGACAATGCATATCCAGCGGATGAGTTGATGCCTCTTAGCTGCAAAGGGCGATGGAAAGGCATCACACCAAGTCGCGGTGACATGGATGATGCTCTTGGAAA CTTTTCTCTGACGCTAGTGGACAGCTTGGACACGCTGGTGGTGATGGGAGACTTCTCCGAGTTCAGCAGAGCCATCAAACTTGTCATCAAAGACGTCTCGTTCGATCACGACATCGTAGTTTCTGTGTTCGAAACTAACATCAGAATGCTGGG GGGCTTGCTGTCCGCGCACGTTTTGGCAACGGTGCTGAAGCCGGAGGTGCCCGTGTTGCAGTGGTACGGTGGAGAGCTGCTGGCACTAGCTGAAGATCTCGGTCGCCGCTTACTGCCCGCCTTCAACACGTCCACAGGGATCCCGCACGGACGG GTGAACCTGCGGCACGGCGTGCGCCACCTGCAGGAGTCGCGCGAGACGTGCACGGCGTGCGCGGGCACCATGATCCTGGAGATGGCGGCGCTGTCGCGGCTCACCGGCCGCCCCGTCTATGAGCAGAAGGCGCACAAGGCCATGGACAGGCTGTGGAAGATCAGGCACAG GACGTCCGACCTAATGGGCACGGTGATAAACATCCACTCCGGCGACTGGGTCCGCAAGGACTCAGGCGTGGGCGCCGGCATCGACTCGTACTACGAGTACTGCCTCAAGGCGTACATCCTGCTGGGCGACGAGAAGTACCTGGCCAGGTTCAATCGCCACTACAACGCCGTCATGAAGTACATCAGCAGGGGGCCCGTCATGTTGGCCGTCCATATGCACAG GCCGCACCTCCAATCCCGCAACTTCATGGACGCGCTGCTGGCGTTCTGGCCGGGGCTGCAGGTGCTGCTGGGCGACGTGCGACCCGCCGTCGAGACGCACGAGATGCTCTACCAGGTCATGCAGCGCCACACCTTCATACCAGAAGCCTTCACCACCGACTTCCAG GTACACTGGGGGCAGCATCCCCTCCGACCCGAGTTCCTCGAGTCCACATACTTCCTCCACCGGGCTACCGAGGACGACCACTACTTGCACGTGGGCAAGATGGCCCTCAAAGCTTTACAGCAATACACCAAAGTGCCTTGTGGCTACGCCGCAGTCAACGACGTCAGGACGAGAGTCCACGAGGACAGAATGGACTCGTTCGTCCTAGCGGAGACcttcaaatatttatacatgCTGTTCGGTGATGATAAAGATATGCCGGTAAAGTTGGAAGACTATGTGCTGACGACGGAAGCGCATTTCCTGCCGCTGTCCCTGGCTCATGCGGGGAAAAACACTTCGTACTTCAGCTTGAAACTAGACGACGACGACGAGGACAAGTACAGAAA GACGTGTCCGAACACGGCTTCGCTGGTAGCGGAGAAGGTCCGGCAGCCGATGCGGCAGCTGctgggcgcggcggcggcgcggccgccCGCGCGCCTGCGCCCGCTCAACGACCCGCGCCAGATCCACGCGCTCGCCGACATGGGCATCTCCGTGCTCACGCTGCCCGATGGCAGGGTGCAACTGCTCTACACAACCAATACG GCCAAATCATCAAAAGATGCAGCAGAAGGACTGACGTTTATGCGCGAGATGTCCAAGTGGAACTCTATGAGCGATGTAGAAAATGGTGTGACACCGGTGGGTGTGGAAGTTCGCGGACGCGTGTTTCCTGCGGGCCCGGGTCATTTTGGGCGCGAGGTGCGCGACGCGCGCCTCTCCGGTACGCCCGTCCGCGTCTACCCACTGGACGCCTGCACGGCGCTCAACAACGCCGCCAGCCTTAAGGGCAAGTTTGCCGTCGCGCAACGGGGACAATGTACATTCGCTCAGAAAGTCAGAAATATACAAAACGCCGGTGCCAAGCTCGCCATCGTCGTGGACAACGTGCCCGACTCCACGCACACGGTCACTGCCATGTTCGCGATGTCTGGCGATGGCAAGGACGACATCGAAATACCGGCCGTTTTCCTCTTCACTCGGGAGGGCGACTACCTGTTGGATGCCATGAATGAGGACCCCGAATTGATCGTTACCGTCGGCGAACTCAAGTCGCTCAAAAGACAGTACGAAAACACCTGCGACGACGATAACTGCGAGGCCGTTTTGGAAACATCAAGCGGGCCCGCAGAGTCGGAATCATTTGATCACCTCAAAAAAGTACTCAGCCAATTAGTGGCGCAGTTTGAACTGTCTTTATCTCACGATGAAAGCAGCGGTACACAGGGGCAGCGCTGCGGCAACGAAGTTTTGGAGCAGCCGTTCCAAAACGATATAGTTTATAGTAAAGAAGGCCACATAGAAGACCTTCCGGCTGTTCCTGTCAAGAGAGAAAGAACAACTGACACACCGGACGCCCTCTCTGACGAAACGATAAGAGTAAAGACAGCTGTAAATATCCCTGGCGAGTTTTGA